From Pedobacter indicus, a single genomic window includes:
- a CDS encoding PQQ-dependent sugar dehydrogenase — protein MNYSYTIAKRICSFLLLLFVASCASENQDDPLKKPEDNRFTKVILSDDLNEPMELAVAPDGKVFFIERHGQFSKYDPNDGQTTLIHTFALLPEDPDEVYGNGLMGLTLDPNFQKNRFVYVYYTPDKLPARQSLSRFVLKENDELDLSSETVILEIPIEREVSAHTGGSLTWDKDGNLYLSTGDNTVPFASGGYAPIDEIEGRITFDAQRSSGNTNDLRGKVLRIHPEADGTYTIPKGNLFPEGTEGTRPEIYVMGTRNPYRISVDQETSILYWGEVGPDAGNDGDNGPRGYDEINQAKQAGNYGWPYFVGDSKPYPDYNFETKELGELFNAEKPINESVNNTGLRELPPAQKALIWYPYQQSAEFPLVGEGGRNAMAGPVYHFDENLESSVKFPKYYDKALFIYDWMRSWVFAVRLDEDYNFVSMERFMETNGDFRRPMDLEMGPDGAFYMLEYGSVYGIDNVDARLVRIEYNGGNRAPESYPTASDTVGIAPLTVKFSGENNYDPDSDDEHSYQWIFEGTEVQSTEASPLYTFEQHGVYQVRQIVTDAAGAESTGIIEIKVGNTLPEVNIQTNGNRSFFFDDKTLPYEVSVKDAEDEEIAEDRVHISFAYVPMVSRQENTPGHQMPVPVPLGESLIRESDCQACHQWTEESVGPNFVQIAQRYENQDVVDQLADKIIKGGSGNWGQHYMNGHPQVSENDAKEMVRYILSLAGQAELFDLPMKGSVALNKHQDQGKRGRYVLKASYTDGGGAIVPLTGTDALVLRSNMVEAEDADEVDRIGRTDKQLGSIHNGSWFMLKQIDLTGIKQISYFYSSLNIDATLEVRVGSPTGEVISTLDYKNTGDWSKFIKVSTPVKDPGGINDLYFVFKKDQEPNEHMFTLDWLTFDR, from the coding sequence ATGAACTATTCCTATACAATTGCGAAAAGGATTTGCTCTTTTCTATTGCTCCTTTTTGTTGCATCCTGCGCGTCTGAAAATCAAGATGATCCGCTCAAAAAGCCTGAAGATAACCGTTTTACAAAAGTTATCCTATCAGATGATCTCAATGAGCCTATGGAACTTGCAGTGGCACCAGACGGGAAGGTGTTCTTTATAGAGCGCCATGGTCAGTTTTCGAAATATGACCCGAATGACGGACAAACTACCTTGATTCATACGTTCGCTTTGCTGCCCGAGGACCCGGACGAAGTGTATGGTAATGGACTTATGGGGTTAACACTTGACCCAAATTTTCAAAAAAATCGCTTTGTATATGTGTACTACACGCCAGACAAGCTACCAGCACGTCAAAGCCTTTCCCGTTTTGTGTTGAAAGAAAACGATGAGTTGGATCTTTCTTCTGAAACCGTTATCCTCGAAATACCAATCGAACGTGAAGTCAGTGCACATACCGGTGGTTCTTTAACATGGGATAAAGATGGGAATCTGTATCTTTCAACAGGCGACAATACCGTTCCCTTCGCTTCTGGGGGGTATGCGCCTATTGACGAGATTGAAGGGCGGATTACCTTCGACGCGCAACGGTCTTCGGGAAACACAAATGATTTACGTGGAAAGGTTTTAAGAATACATCCTGAAGCAGACGGTACTTATACGATTCCTAAAGGTAATCTTTTCCCTGAAGGGACAGAAGGAACAAGGCCTGAGATTTATGTGATGGGTACGAGAAATCCGTACCGTATTTCCGTAGATCAAGAAACATCTATCCTCTATTGGGGTGAAGTTGGTCCGGATGCTGGAAATGACGGTGATAATGGTCCACGTGGCTATGATGAAATTAACCAAGCAAAGCAGGCGGGTAACTATGGTTGGCCGTATTTCGTAGGCGATAGTAAGCCGTATCCTGATTATAATTTTGAGACTAAGGAGCTGGGCGAGTTGTTCAATGCTGAAAAACCGATCAATGAGTCGGTAAACAATACCGGTCTGCGGGAATTGCCGCCAGCGCAAAAGGCTTTGATCTGGTACCCTTATCAGCAATCAGCAGAATTCCCTCTCGTGGGCGAAGGAGGGAGAAATGCGATGGCCGGACCGGTTTATCATTTCGATGAGAACCTGGAGTCATCCGTTAAATTTCCTAAATATTACGACAAGGCGCTATTCATTTATGATTGGATGAGAAGTTGGGTCTTCGCCGTGCGTCTTGATGAAGATTATAATTTTGTGAGCATGGAGCGTTTCATGGAAACAAATGGCGATTTTAGAAGGCCAATGGATCTTGAAATGGGACCAGACGGGGCTTTTTATATGTTAGAATACGGCTCGGTTTATGGAATAGACAATGTTGATGCAAGACTAGTGCGCATCGAATATAATGGTGGGAACAGGGCGCCGGAATCGTATCCGACAGCTTCCGATACAGTGGGAATCGCGCCGCTTACCGTTAAATTTAGCGGTGAAAATAATTACGATCCCGATTCAGACGATGAGCACAGCTATCAATGGATTTTCGAAGGAACAGAAGTACAGTCTACGGAAGCTTCTCCGTTGTACACCTTTGAGCAACATGGAGTTTATCAGGTTAGGCAGATTGTCACCGACGCGGCTGGTGCTGAATCAACGGGGATTATAGAAATAAAAGTAGGCAACACCCTGCCAGAGGTTAATATTCAGACCAACGGCAATAGAAGCTTCTTCTTTGATGATAAAACTTTACCTTACGAAGTGAGTGTGAAAGATGCAGAAGACGAGGAGATTGCTGAAGATAGGGTTCATATTAGTTTTGCCTATGTGCCAATGGTGTCAAGGCAAGAAAACACACCGGGTCATCAGATGCCTGTACCCGTTCCTTTGGGTGAGAGTCTAATTCGAGAAAGCGATTGCCAGGCCTGTCATCAATGGACAGAAGAATCTGTAGGGCCAAATTTTGTTCAGATCGCTCAACGCTATGAGAACCAGGATGTCGTAGATCAACTAGCCGATAAAATCATCAAAGGTGGTAGTGGTAATTGGGGACAACACTATATGAACGGGCATCCTCAAGTATCAGAAAATGATGCGAAGGAAATGGTTCGTTACATACTATCCCTCGCTGGCCAAGCTGAACTGTTTGATTTGCCAATGAAAGGCTCGGTAGCATTGAATAAACATCAAGATCAAGGAAAAAGAGGACGCTACGTTCTGAAGGCTTCTTACACAGATGGAGGAGGGGCGATTGTTCCATTAACAGGAACGGACGCATTGGTATTACGATCAAATATGGTTGAGGCTGAGGATGCTGATGAGGTAGATCGCATAGGTCGAACCGACAAACAGTTGGGTAGCATTCATAACGGATCTTGGTTTATGTTGAAACAAATTGATTTGACGGGTATTAAGCAAATCAGCTACTTCTATTCTTCTTTGAATATTGATGCTACCTTAGAAGTTCGGGTGGGTTCACCAACGGGGGAAGTAATAAGCACCCTCGATTACAAGAATACGGGCGACTGGAGCAAATTCATAAAAGTAAGCACTCCGGTAAAAGATCCGGGTGGAATCAATGACCTGTATTTTGTTTTCAAAAAAGATCAAGAGCCGAACGAGCATATGTTTACGTTGGATTGGTTGACTTTTGATCGGTGA